A genomic segment from Pseudomonas sp. M30-35 encodes:
- a CDS encoding AzlC family ABC transporter permease, which yields MTRVQEFYQGVRDMLPMLLGAMPFGIIYGSLAVASGLSPWQTVAMSVFVFAGSAQFIAISLLSSGVGITVLLLTTLVVNLRHALYSASLQPFVRHLPTRWRMSLAFWLTDEAFAVVQHRYALRDESLNKHWYFLGASLAMYSNWLLCTVIGLVFGQSVPNLAEWGLDFAMLATFIGIVVPMLRNRPQVAAALVAAAVALVCHELPYKLGLMAAAFSGIVVGVVLERHSVLPEEELA from the coding sequence ATGACCCGCGTGCAGGAGTTTTATCAAGGTGTTCGCGACATGCTGCCTATGCTGTTAGGCGCCATGCCGTTCGGCATCATCTACGGCAGCCTGGCGGTTGCCTCCGGACTGAGCCCATGGCAAACCGTGGCCATGTCGGTATTTGTTTTCGCCGGCTCCGCACAGTTTATTGCGATTAGTTTGCTCAGCAGTGGCGTCGGTATCACCGTATTGCTGCTGACTACTTTGGTGGTCAATCTGCGCCATGCTTTATACAGCGCGAGTTTGCAGCCGTTTGTGCGGCACTTGCCGACGCGCTGGCGCATGAGTCTGGCTTTCTGGCTGACAGACGAAGCCTTTGCAGTGGTGCAGCACCGTTATGCGCTGCGTGATGAGTCGTTGAACAAGCACTGGTATTTTCTCGGCGCTTCGCTGGCGATGTACAGCAACTGGCTGCTGTGCACCGTTATTGGCTTGGTGTTTGGTCAGTCGGTACCCAATCTGGCCGAGTGGGGGCTGGATTTCGCCATGCTCGCGACATTTATCGGGATTGTCGTGCCCATGTTGCGTAATCGCCCACAAGTCGCAGCAGCCTTGGTTGCCGCAGCGGTTGCGCTGGTCTGCCATGAGTTGCCTTATAAGTTGGGGCTGATGGCGGCTGCATTCAGCGGAATTGTGGTGGGTGTCGTACTGGAACGGCACAGCGTGTTGCCAGAAGAGGAGCTTGCGTGA
- the rdgC gene encoding recombination-associated protein RdgC: MWFRNLLVYRLTQDVPFDADALEAALAAKPARPCASQELTTYGFVAPFGKGADAPLVHSSQGFLLIAARKEERILPGSVVRDAVKDKVDEIEAEQMRKVYKKERDQIKDEIVQAFLPRAFIRKSATFAAIAPAQGLILVDASSPKRAEDLLSTLREAIGSLPVRPLTVKIAPSATMTDWVKTQKSADDFYVLDECELRDTHEDGGVVRVKRQDLTSDEIQLHMESGKQVTQLSLAWQEKLSFVLDDKLTVKRLRFEDLLQEQAEQDGGDDNLGQLDASFTLMMLTFVEFLPALFEALGGEDTPQGL, encoded by the coding sequence ATGTGGTTTCGTAACCTGCTGGTTTATCGCCTCACCCAAGATGTGCCGTTTGATGCAGATGCGCTGGAAGCCGCACTCGCAGCCAAGCCGGCGCGCCCATGCGCTAGTCAGGAACTGACCACTTACGGTTTTGTTGCGCCGTTTGGTAAAGGGGCCGATGCACCATTGGTCCACAGCAGTCAGGGTTTCCTGCTGATTGCTGCACGCAAAGAAGAACGCATCCTGCCGGGAAGCGTGGTACGTGACGCCGTCAAGGACAAGGTCGACGAGATCGAAGCGGAGCAAATGCGTAAGGTCTACAAGAAGGAGCGCGATCAGATCAAAGATGAGATCGTCCAAGCCTTCCTGCCCCGCGCGTTCATCCGCAAGTCAGCGACCTTCGCCGCTATCGCCCCAGCTCAAGGCCTGATTCTGGTAGACGCATCCAGCCCTAAACGTGCTGAAGACCTGCTTTCGACTCTGCGTGAGGCCATCGGCTCGCTGCCAGTTCGTCCATTGACGGTCAAAATCGCCCCGTCCGCGACCATGACCGACTGGGTCAAGACCCAGAAAAGCGCCGACGACTTCTATGTACTTGATGAATGCGAACTGCGCGACACCCATGAAGATGGCGGCGTGGTGCGGGTCAAACGCCAGGACCTGACCAGCGATGAGATTCAGCTGCACATGGAATCTGGCAAGCAAGTCACCCAGCTGTCTCTGGCGTGGCAAGAGAAACTGTCGTTCGTCCTCGATGACAAGCTGACCGTCAAACGCCTGCGCTTTGAAGACCTGCTGCAAGAGCAGGCAGAGCAAGACGGCGGTGATGACAACCTTGGTCAACTCGATGCCAGCTTCACCCTGATGATGCTGACCTTCGTTGAGTTCCTGCCAGCGTTGTTTGAAGCCCTCGGCGGCGAAGACACCCCTCAAGGTCTCTAA
- a CDS encoding SEL1-like repeat protein: MLHKLRARISYWLARRLFHWPWLVKQPRGWQWLEGQFARMANLGDVQAQSFYGHILLFRGQGLGAREEGERLLRLAATAGDAKAAYQVGLLSLKGGTRQAPDASQTAHWWALAAAAGHPLAAQRLSELYRDGAPGLPADPVQAEHFAMRAESLGL; encoded by the coding sequence ATGCTGCATAAACTGCGTGCCCGAATCAGCTACTGGTTAGCCCGGCGTTTGTTTCATTGGCCGTGGTTGGTCAAGCAGCCGCGTGGCTGGCAGTGGCTCGAAGGGCAGTTTGCACGTATGGCCAATCTGGGTGACGTTCAGGCGCAGAGCTTCTACGGGCATATCCTGTTGTTTCGCGGTCAGGGCTTGGGCGCGCGCGAGGAAGGTGAGCGTTTGTTGCGATTGGCGGCAACCGCGGGTGACGCTAAGGCGGCCTATCAGGTCGGACTGTTGTCCCTCAAGGGTGGTACTCGGCAAGCCCCTGATGCCAGCCAGACGGCACATTGGTGGGCGTTGGCGGCAGCGGCAGGACACCCGCTGGCTGCGCAGCGATTGTCAGAGTTATACCGCGATGGTGCGCCTGGTTTACCCGCCGACCCGGTGCAAGCTGAGCACTTCGCTATGCGCGCAGAATCACTCGGCTTATAA
- a CDS encoding YkvA family protein codes for MKAPWNFSRYLKLAQNFLGNGRLPALLAATTKKITKKGPALSGLKEDLSLLQSLCIAWWRGEYRAISHEALLAFVGALLYFVTPLDALPDWILGVGFVDDIAVLAWVLRKWSDELRMFRLWQSQQPAEKLKRIEHVPDSPVLEMEELKP; via the coding sequence ATGAAAGCACCCTGGAATTTTTCGCGTTACCTGAAGCTTGCGCAAAATTTTTTAGGCAACGGAAGGCTGCCAGCTTTATTGGCCGCTACGACTAAAAAGATCACCAAGAAAGGCCCGGCGCTGAGCGGTCTGAAAGAAGACTTAAGCCTACTGCAAAGTCTCTGCATTGCTTGGTGGCGGGGCGAATATCGCGCGATTAGTCACGAAGCGTTACTGGCGTTTGTGGGGGCATTGTTATACTTCGTAACACCGCTTGATGCGTTACCCGATTGGATCCTCGGTGTTGGTTTTGTTGATGACATTGCGGTATTGGCTTGGGTTCTGCGTAAATGGTCTGACGAGTTACGCATGTTCCGTCTATGGCAATCGCAGCAGCCTGCCGAAAAGCTCAAGCGCATTGAGCATGTACCTGACTCGCCGGTGCTTGAAATGGAAGAGCTCAAGCCCTGA
- the sugE gene encoding quaternary ammonium compound efflux SMR transporter SugE yields the protein MSWIILFFAGLFEVGWAVGLKYTDGFTRPIPTALTVAAMAVSLVLLGIAMKDLPLGTAYAIWTGIGAIGTVIAGIILFGESMAPMRILSVALIVTGLLGLKLSH from the coding sequence GTGTCTTGGATCATTCTGTTCTTCGCCGGCTTATTCGAAGTTGGCTGGGCTGTAGGCCTTAAATACACCGACGGCTTTACCCGCCCAATACCTACCGCGCTAACCGTTGCCGCCATGGCGGTAAGTCTGGTGCTGCTTGGCATTGCCATGAAAGATCTGCCGCTCGGCACCGCTTATGCGATCTGGACCGGCATTGGCGCCATCGGCACGGTGATTGCCGGGATTATCCTGTTCGGCGAATCAATGGCCCCGATGCGCATACTCAGCGTGGCCTTGATCGTCACTGGGCTGCTGGGTTTGAAGCTCAGCCACTAG
- a CDS encoding FUSC family protein has protein sequence MRKIARPITDPYRRYRNARLIHSARISVGLLASILLTSGLNLPHGEWASVTMLVVIGGLQHHGNIRRKAAERAVGTLIGAGLGLLLVIQHSYMDLPGLTYLLMSICCGFFAYHAIGKGGYTALLAAITLFVVAGHGENPVSDGIWRGVNILIGIALALIFSFALPLYAYYSWRYNLSGALRDCATIHRRIITGLSVTDDEHQKLLNRLNKRMVEQRSLMPSASKEMHVSMTRLDAIQRSLRMCISTLEILAHTRPEANDSKGLELLQSTLAPENKRIRVLMISMARALRLDSAKMLNEPTHPPEKMLALEAAAASGMGGYVLLTFELSATLETLRQQLAHSSKRWKAH, from the coding sequence ATGCGCAAAATCGCCAGACCCATAACAGACCCTTATCGGCGTTACCGCAATGCCCGGCTGATTCACTCTGCGCGCATTTCGGTAGGCTTACTGGCCTCGATCCTGCTCACCAGTGGGCTCAACCTGCCCCACGGCGAGTGGGCGTCAGTCACCATGCTCGTGGTAATTGGCGGCCTCCAGCACCACGGCAATATCCGTAGAAAAGCAGCTGAACGTGCAGTCGGCACGCTGATAGGCGCAGGCCTGGGCTTACTGCTGGTTATCCAACACAGTTACATGGATCTACCCGGGCTCACCTATCTGTTGATGTCCATCTGCTGCGGCTTTTTTGCCTATCACGCAATTGGCAAAGGCGGCTATACAGCCCTGCTGGCAGCAATCACCTTGTTTGTTGTTGCAGGCCACGGCGAGAACCCGGTGAGTGACGGTATCTGGCGTGGGGTCAATATCCTCATTGGCATTGCCTTGGCGCTGATATTTTCCTTCGCCCTACCGCTCTATGCCTATTACTCGTGGCGCTACAACTTGTCCGGCGCACTACGCGATTGCGCGACCATTCACCGGCGCATTATCACGGGCTTGTCGGTGACCGATGACGAGCACCAAAAGCTGCTCAACCGCCTGAATAAACGCATGGTTGAGCAACGCTCGCTAATGCCATCGGCATCAAAGGAAATGCATGTTTCGATGACTCGTCTGGATGCTATTCAGCGTAGCCTGCGCATGTGTATCAGCACCTTGGAAATACTGGCTCACACGCGCCCAGAAGCCAACGACAGCAAAGGCCTGGAGTTACTGCAATCAACTTTGGCACCTGAAAACAAACGCATCCGAGTGCTGATGATAAGCATGGCACGCGCCCTACGGCTTGACTCAGCAAAAATGCTTAATGAGCCGACTCACCCACCAGAAAAGATGTTAGCGCTGGAAGCTGCCGCCGCATCGGGCATGGGCGGTTATGTGCTGCTGACATTCGAGTTATCCGCCACCCTCGAAACCCTGCGCCAACAACTTGCGCACAGCTCCAAGCGCTGGAAAGCTCACTAA
- a CDS encoding bifunctional diguanylate cyclase/phosphodiesterase → MTVPEQLSALEHILAHGDLHSLFQPIASLSERRIIGYEALSRGPSNSALHSPVNLFSVARQAGRLSELELACRKSACQSFSQQKLEGKLFLNVSPDSLLEANHRPGRTLQLLQAFGISPNNVVIELTEHTPTEDFSLLHTALHHYRAMGFSIALDDLGAGYSSLRLWSELRPDYVKIDRHFIDGIHLDSVKREFVGSILKMAQASRATVIAEGIELEEELAVLSEMGVDLLQGYLLCRPQEHPPRDARVLLSKLLNSPATLSEEEGDLCALLNEQPAVTINTPTAAVLEAFRLQANLNSLAVLDEQKQPVGIVHRQAFADALLKPFATELFARKPISRLMSTDFLSVEVSQSLQKVSRLLTSRARQRIEEDFIITLNGRYQGLGRVIDVLKLITELKIQQAKHANPLTMLPGNVPIQQCLTRLLQQARPAVVCYVDIDNFKPFNDLYGYAKGDEVLLYLAQCLSECVDPTRDFVGHIGGDDFLLVLSSEQWREQLSRMFEAFQSQCRRFYREEDLNAGCFVSHDRHGNRQEFALLSISIGIVQITPQHTADMDASQLAALASEAKHHAKAIPGYSLHLIDTQKLSA, encoded by the coding sequence ATGACCGTCCCCGAGCAGTTGAGCGCCTTGGAGCACATCCTGGCTCACGGCGACTTGCATAGCCTTTTTCAACCTATTGCCTCGCTATCCGAACGACGCATCATCGGTTACGAAGCGCTCTCCCGTGGTCCATCCAATAGCGCCCTGCACTCACCGGTTAATCTATTTAGCGTTGCGCGCCAGGCCGGTCGCCTCAGCGAACTGGAATTGGCTTGCCGTAAGAGTGCCTGCCAGAGTTTCAGCCAGCAAAAGCTTGAAGGTAAGCTGTTCCTCAATGTCTCCCCCGACTCACTGCTCGAAGCAAACCACCGCCCGGGCCGCACTCTGCAACTTCTTCAGGCCTTTGGCATATCACCCAACAATGTGGTGATCGAACTGACCGAGCACACCCCAACTGAAGATTTCTCGTTGCTCCATACCGCCTTGCATCACTATCGCGCCATGGGATTTTCAATCGCACTGGACGACCTCGGCGCAGGTTATTCGAGCCTGCGCTTGTGGTCAGAATTAAGGCCTGACTACGTTAAAATTGATCGCCACTTTATCGACGGCATCCACCTTGATTCGGTTAAACGCGAGTTTGTCGGCTCGATCCTTAAAATGGCCCAGGCATCACGCGCAACGGTGATTGCCGAGGGAATCGAGCTTGAAGAGGAACTCGCGGTACTTTCCGAGATGGGCGTCGACCTGCTCCAAGGTTATCTACTCTGCCGCCCACAAGAGCACCCGCCACGGGATGCACGGGTATTACTGTCTAAACTGCTCAACTCTCCCGCCACGCTCAGCGAGGAAGAGGGAGATCTATGCGCCCTGCTCAATGAGCAGCCGGCGGTGACCATCAACACGCCAACGGCTGCGGTGCTTGAAGCTTTTCGCCTACAAGCCAACCTAAATTCACTGGCAGTGCTTGATGAACAGAAACAGCCTGTTGGTATCGTTCACCGCCAAGCATTTGCCGATGCCTTGCTCAAACCCTTTGCCACGGAACTGTTCGCCCGCAAACCCATTAGCCGTTTGATGAGCACAGACTTTCTCAGTGTCGAAGTCAGCCAGTCATTGCAAAAAGTCAGTCGCTTGCTCACCAGTCGGGCGCGACAACGTATTGAAGAAGACTTCATCATCACCCTCAACGGCCGCTACCAAGGGCTTGGCCGGGTGATTGATGTGCTCAAGCTGATTACCGAATTAAAAATCCAGCAAGCCAAACATGCCAATCCACTGACCATGCTTCCCGGCAATGTGCCCATCCAGCAATGCCTCACGCGTCTGCTGCAACAAGCCAGGCCCGCCGTGGTTTGCTACGTGGACATTGATAATTTCAAACCCTTTAACGATTTATACGGGTACGCCAAAGGTGATGAGGTTTTGCTTTATCTGGCGCAATGCCTGAGCGAGTGTGTCGACCCAACCCGCGATTTTGTTGGCCACATTGGCGGCGATGACTTTCTTTTGGTCTTGAGTTCAGAGCAATGGCGTGAACAGCTGAGTCGAATGTTTGAAGCCTTTCAGAGTCAATGCCGACGTTTTTATCGCGAGGAGGATTTAAATGCCGGCTGCTTTGTATCGCATGACCGTCACGGCAATCGCCAAGAGTTTGCGTTACTGTCGATCTCCATAGGTATCGTGCAGATTACCCCGCAACACACTGCAGATATGGATGCCAGCCAACTTGCCGCCCTGGCCTCAGAAGCCAAACATCACGCCAAGGCAATTCCCGGCTACAGCCTGCACCTGATCGATACACAAAAATTATCTGCCTGA
- a CDS encoding 1-acyl-sn-glycerol-3-phosphate acyltransferase, with amino-acid sequence MTQQSQFALLSTKRFLPFFLTQLLGAFNDNIFKQSLILAILFKLTVTADRDLLVNLCALLFILPFFLFSALGGQFGEKFDKDWLIRKIKFAEIIIMLAGAAGVLLGSLPLMLLVLFAMGTQSALFGPVKYSILPQHLLERELIGGNALVEMGTFLAILAGTIGAGVIMASSNYANIVAGAVVTVAVLGYLTSCKIPSGAAALPELKMDWNIFRQSWATMKIGLGQTPAVSRSLVGNSWFWFLGAVYLTQIPAYAKDWLYGDESVVTLILTVFSLGIGLGSMLCEKMSGGKVEIGLVPFGSIGLTVFGILLWWVSGGFPQAAQPHDWLGVLGHAQAWAIMGSIMGIGLFGGFYIVPLYALIQSRSVESQRARVIAANNILNALFMVVSAIVSIAFLTVAELSIPQLFLVISLMNIAVNSYIFKIVPEFSMRFMIWLLSHSMYRVEHKNLQVIPDEGAALLVCNHVSFVDALLIGGAIRRPVRFVMYYKIYNLPVLNFIFRTAGTVPIAGRNEDLLIYDAAFKQIAEYLRNGEVVCIFPEGKLTTDGEINEFKGGVDRILEQTPVPVIPMALQGLWGSFFSRDPNKGFLKRLWSRICLVAGAPIAAQDVNRAYLHEQVAGLRGDIR; translated from the coding sequence ATGACCCAACAATCGCAGTTTGCGTTGCTTAGCACTAAGCGGTTCTTGCCGTTTTTTCTGACTCAGTTGCTCGGCGCTTTTAACGACAATATTTTCAAGCAGTCGCTGATTCTGGCAATTCTGTTCAAGCTGACTGTGACTGCAGACCGCGATTTACTGGTCAACCTGTGCGCATTGCTGTTCATTCTGCCGTTTTTTCTGTTCTCGGCACTCGGCGGACAATTCGGCGAGAAATTCGATAAAGACTGGCTGATCCGCAAGATCAAGTTCGCTGAAATCATCATCATGCTTGCAGGCGCTGCCGGGGTTTTGCTGGGCAGCTTGCCGCTGATGTTGTTGGTGCTGTTTGCGATGGGGACTCAGTCGGCGCTATTTGGCCCGGTTAAATACTCAATCTTGCCGCAGCACTTGCTGGAGCGTGAGCTGATTGGTGGCAATGCGCTGGTTGAGATGGGCACATTTCTGGCGATTCTGGCGGGCACCATCGGCGCCGGTGTGATCATGGCAAGCAGCAACTACGCGAATATTGTTGCAGGCGCAGTGGTGACCGTTGCGGTACTCGGCTATTTGACCAGCTGTAAAATTCCTTCCGGTGCGGCAGCCTTGCCTGAGTTGAAGATGGACTGGAATATCTTCCGCCAGTCCTGGGCCACAATGAAAATTGGTTTAGGCCAAACCCCAGCCGTTTCACGTTCGCTGGTGGGCAACTCATGGTTCTGGTTTCTCGGCGCGGTGTACCTGACGCAGATCCCGGCATACGCGAAAGATTGGCTATATGGCGATGAGAGCGTAGTGACCCTGATTCTCACCGTGTTTTCGCTGGGTATTGGTCTGGGCTCGATGCTTTGCGAAAAGATGTCGGGTGGAAAGGTCGAGATTGGTCTGGTGCCGTTTGGCTCTATTGGTCTGACCGTATTTGGGATTTTGCTCTGGTGGGTGTCTGGTGGCTTTCCTCAAGCCGCGCAGCCGCATGATTGGCTCGGTGTGCTGGGTCATGCTCAGGCATGGGCAATTATGGGCTCGATCATGGGGATTGGCCTGTTTGGCGGTTTTTATATCGTGCCGTTGTACGCGTTGATTCAGTCGCGCAGCGTTGAGAGTCAGCGGGCGCGAGTGATCGCTGCCAACAACATCCTTAATGCGTTGTTTATGGTGGTTTCAGCGATCGTTTCGATTGCTTTTTTGACCGTGGCCGAGCTGTCGATTCCGCAGCTGTTCCTGGTCATCTCGCTGATGAACATTGCCGTCAACAGCTACATCTTCAAGATCGTGCCTGAGTTCAGCATGCGCTTTATGATCTGGCTGCTGAGCCATTCCATGTACCGCGTTGAACACAAGAATTTGCAAGTGATTCCAGATGAAGGCGCGGCATTGTTGGTCTGCAATCATGTCTCGTTCGTAGACGCGTTGCTGATTGGCGGCGCTATCCGGCGTCCGGTGCGCTTTGTGATGTATTACAAAATCTATAATTTGCCGGTGCTCAATTTTATCTTCCGCACGGCGGGAACTGTACCGATTGCCGGGCGCAATGAAGACCTGCTGATTTACGACGCTGCGTTTAAGCAAATTGCGGAGTATCTGCGCAACGGTGAAGTGGTGTGTATCTTCCCGGAAGGCAAGTTGACCACTGACGGCGAGATCAATGAGTTCAAGGGCGGTGTTGATCGCATTCTTGAGCAGACCCCGGTGCCGGTAATTCCGATGGCATTGCAGGGGTTGTGGGGAAGTTTCTTTAGTCGCGACCCGAACAAGGGCTTTTTAAAGCGCCTGTGGTCGCGCATTTGTCTAGTGGCGGGGGCGCCGATTGCCGCGCAAGATGTTAATCGCGCCTACTTGCATGAGCAGGTTGCAGGGCTGCGTGGCGATATTCGTTGA
- a CDS encoding helix-turn-helix transcriptional regulator, with amino-acid sequence MSVQVISRDGEPEYAVIPWAQYQALLQAAGTAQPVAAPKSDDVPAISKLSALREAKGLDIDALARAVGISPHYLKMIESGEREPDAAIQRALAWNLGVEGWESDS; translated from the coding sequence ATGAGTGTGCAAGTTATCTCACGTGACGGTGAGCCTGAATATGCGGTAATCCCTTGGGCACAGTATCAAGCGCTGTTGCAAGCCGCAGGGACCGCTCAGCCAGTCGCTGCACCAAAGTCTGACGATGTCCCCGCTATCAGCAAATTGAGCGCCCTGCGCGAAGCCAAGGGCCTGGATATTGATGCACTGGCACGTGCCGTGGGGATTAGCCCGCATTACTTGAAAATGATTGAAAGTGGCGAGCGCGAACCTGATGCGGCGATTCAACGGGCACTGGCCTGGAATCTGGGTGTAGAGGGCTGGGAGTCAGACTCTTGA
- a CDS encoding AzlD domain-containing protein, with translation MENWLLIFGMAVITYSIRYSLFALPNLSFPPLVRQGLHYVPTAVLTAIVVPGMLLPDGQNWQFSLDNAYLLAGLITIAIAAFTRHLLATIGGGLLVFFLLRWAMGQLPI, from the coding sequence ATGGAGAATTGGTTGCTGATCTTCGGCATGGCCGTCATTACCTACAGCATTCGCTACAGTTTGTTTGCCTTGCCCAATTTGAGTTTTCCGCCGTTGGTACGCCAAGGTCTGCACTATGTGCCAACCGCAGTACTGACCGCCATTGTTGTGCCCGGCATGTTGCTGCCTGATGGTCAGAACTGGCAGTTTTCTCTGGATAATGCCTATCTGCTTGCGGGATTGATCACCATCGCGATTGCGGCGTTCACCCGGCATTTGCTGGCAACTATCGGCGGCGGTTTGCTGGTGTTTTTCCTGCTGCGCTGGGCGATGGGGCAGTTGCCGATTTAA
- a CDS encoding FKBP-type peptidyl-prolyl cis-trans isomerase has protein sequence MKQHRLAAAVALVGLVLAGCDSQTSSVELKTPAQKASYGIGLNMGRSLAQEGMDDLDSKAVALGIEDAIGKKDQRLKDDELVEAFASLQKRSEERLAKLSDESKAAGKKFLEENGKRDGVVTTDSGLQYEIVKKSDGAQPKATDTVTVHYEGKLTDGTVFDSSVERGSPIDLPVNGVIPGWVEGLQLMHVGEKVKLYIPSDLAYGEQSPSPAIPANSVLVFDLELIGIKDPKAEAAAPEAPAEEAPTAE, from the coding sequence ATGAAACAGCATCGTTTAGCAGCTGCGGTAGCCCTGGTAGGGCTGGTGCTCGCTGGTTGTGATTCGCAAACCAGCAGCGTAGAGCTGAAAACCCCAGCGCAAAAAGCTTCTTATGGTATCGGCCTGAACATGGGCAGAAGCCTGGCCCAAGAAGGCATGGACGATCTTGATTCGAAAGCAGTTGCGCTAGGCATTGAAGATGCAATCGGCAAAAAAGATCAGCGTCTGAAAGACGACGAGCTGGTTGAAGCATTTGCCTCGCTGCAAAAACGTTCAGAAGAGCGTCTGGCCAAGCTGAGCGATGAGTCGAAAGCTGCTGGCAAGAAGTTCTTGGAAGAGAATGGCAAGCGCGATGGTGTTGTGACTACTGATTCTGGTCTGCAGTACGAAATCGTTAAGAAGTCTGACGGTGCGCAGCCGAAGGCAACCGATACCGTGACTGTTCACTACGAAGGCAAGCTGACTGACGGCACTGTTTTCGACAGTTCGGTTGAGCGTGGTAGCCCGATTGATCTGCCAGTTAACGGCGTAATTCCGGGTTGGGTCGAAGGCCTGCAACTGATGCACGTTGGTGAGAAAGTTAAGCTGTATATCCCGAGTGACTTGGCTTACGGCGAGCAAAGCCCAAGCCCAGCGATTCCAGCAAACTCGGTACTGGTGTTCGATCTTGAATTGATCGGAATCAAGGATCCGAAAGCTGAAGCTGCTGCTCCTGAAGCGCCAGCTGAAGAAGCTCCAACAGCCGAGTAA
- a CDS encoding bile acid:sodium symporter family protein, translating to MRALISLSRFIGNTFALWVLLFAVLAFMLPSVFLPLTAWIVPLLGLIMFGMGLTLKTDDFREVARRPVRVFAGVIAQFVIMPCLAWLLCKLLNLPAEIAVGVILVGCCPGGTASNVMTWFARGDVALSVAITSVTTLLAPLVTPALIWLLASEWLPVSFMAMFISILKMVLLPIILGLVVQRLLGERVKLAVDVLPLISVVSIVAIVAAVVAASQAKIAESGLLIMAVVILHNGIGLALGYFAGRVMGMPLAQRKTMSIEVGMQNSGLGAALASAHFSPLAAVPSALFSVWHNLSGPLVASLYRRMKDDGPERSQ from the coding sequence ATGCGTGCATTGATTAGCCTGAGCCGTTTTATCGGCAATACGTTTGCTTTGTGGGTGCTGTTATTTGCGGTCTTGGCCTTTATGTTGCCAAGCGTATTTTTACCGCTCACCGCTTGGATCGTGCCGCTGTTGGGTCTGATTATGTTCGGCATGGGTCTGACCCTGAAAACCGATGATTTCCGTGAAGTCGCCCGACGCCCAGTCCGCGTTTTCGCCGGGGTGATCGCTCAATTTGTGATCATGCCGTGCTTGGCGTGGTTACTCTGCAAACTGCTGAATTTGCCTGCCGAAATTGCGGTTGGGGTCATTCTGGTCGGCTGCTGCCCCGGCGGTACTGCGTCAAACGTCATGACCTGGTTCGCCCGTGGTGATGTTGCGCTGTCGGTGGCAATCACCTCGGTAACCACCCTCCTCGCCCCGCTGGTGACACCGGCGCTGATATGGCTGCTTGCCTCGGAATGGCTGCCGGTGTCGTTTATGGCAATGTTTATCTCGATTCTGAAAATGGTGCTGCTACCGATCATTCTCGGCCTGGTCGTCCAGCGCCTGCTGGGTGAGCGGGTAAAACTGGCGGTCGATGTATTACCGCTAATCTCGGTGGTCAGTATCGTTGCAATCGTTGCGGCCGTAGTTGCTGCGAGCCAGGCCAAGATTGCTGAGTCTGGCCTGCTGATCATGGCGGTAGTAATTCTGCATAACGGTATCGGCTTGGCGCTTGGCTACTTCGCAGGTCGTGTGATGGGCATGCCGTTGGCGCAGCGCAAAACCATGTCAATTGAAGTCGGCATGCAAAACTCAGGGCTTGGTGCTGCACTGGCCAGTGCGCATTTCTCACCATTGGCTGCCGTACCGAGCGCGCTGTTCAGCGTTTGGCACAACCTGTCCGGGCCATTGGTCGCCAGCCTCTATCGACGCATGAAAGATGACGGACCAGAGAGAAGCCAATAA